A single window of Gossypium arboreum isolate Shixiya-1 chromosome 13, ASM2569848v2, whole genome shotgun sequence DNA harbors:
- the LOC128286821 gene encoding secreted RxLR effector protein 161-like has translation MQNIPYASVVGSLMYAQVCTRLDIVYIVGMLDRYLSNPGIDHWIAAKRVMRYLQRIKDYMLTYKRLDLLEVVGYFDSDFAGCQDSRKSTSGYIYLLVGGVISWKSVKQTLVASSTMAAEFIACYEASNHGIWLRMRILENVERPLKLFCDNKSAVLYSNNNRSLFKSNHIDIKFLVVKERVQNGQISIEHIGTNSMIADPPTKGLPPKVFHEHTAHMGVTLFENIMI, from the coding sequence atgcAAAATATTCCCTATGCATCAGTTGTTGGGAGCTTAATGTATGCTCAAGTATGTACGCGTCTGGACATTGTGTACATTGTTGGGATGCTAGACAGATATTTAAGCAACCCTGGTATAGACCATTGGATAGCAGCCAAAAGGGTTATGAGATATCTTCAGAGAATAAAAGATTACATGCTTACTTATAAGAGATTAGATCTTTTGGAGGTCGTAGGGTATTTTGATTCTGATTTCGCTGGATGCCAAGATAGTAGGAAATCTACATCAGGCTATATTTACCTGTTAGTCGGAGGAGTTATATCTTGGAAAAGTGTCAAACAGACACTTGTAGCTTCATCCACTATGGCAGCAGAGTTTATAGCATGCTATGAGGCATCAAACCatggaatatggttgcggatgcgcATTTTGGAGAATGTAGAAAGACCACTCAAATTATTTTGTGACAATAAGTCAGCAGTACTGTATTCCAATAACAACAGGAGTTTATTTAAGTCAAATCATATTGACATAAAGTTCCTAGTTGTAAAAGAAAGAGTGCAAAATGGTCAAATTTCCATAGAGCACAttgggacaaactccatgataGCAGATCCGCCCACAAAAGGTTTACCACCCAAGGTCTTTCATGAGCACACTGCTCATATGGGTGTTACATTGTTTGAGAATATCATGATTTAG